DNA from Variovorax sp. V213:
TTGCTACCTTAAGCCTCAGTCCGGCAATTCACAAGATCTGGAACACTGTTTCTTGTTTGTAAACAACACACTTTACGCTTCACTTCGGGTGATCGTGGGCAATCGAGTACGAAAGTGATAAGAAATAACCATCTCCTGGCATGCGTCCGCCATGGCGCAAGGGGTTCGCGGGAGAACCCGTTGCTCCTTTCCTTCCGTGGCTTCTAATACGGAACCACGAGCCGCTACGCCACCATCGAGTTCCTTCAAAGCATGGGTGTCAATTCCACAATTGTTTTCGCAGACCTGACCGGGAGTTCCAGGGTTTTTGAAGCCATGGGAAACGCCCGGGCCACGGAAACGGTGACGCGCCTGACCCAGTGGATCGGAAGCATCTGCCAGGCCCACGGCGGCAGGGTCGTGAAGTCGCTGGGCGATGGAGTGTTCGCGATCTTCTCGAATGCCGCCGCGGCCACGCATGCGGTGATCGAACTGCAGCGCTACCACCAGAAGCGCCTCATGGCATGGCCGGTACCGCTGCGCATGGCGCTGCAGATCGGCGTTGCAAGCGGCGAAGTTCTCGAGGTCGAGGGCGACTGCTTCGGCGATGCGGTCAACCTTGCGTCGCGCCTGAGCGACCTGGCCGGGCCTGGCCAGATCTGGGCGACCGACGCCGTCATCGCGCAGTTGAGCGAGGCGGTGGTGCGGCATCGCGACCTGGGCCTCATCACCATCCGCGGGCGCAGCGAAATGTCGGCCGTTCACCGCATCGACTGGCAGGAGGAGTTGACATCGTTCCTGACGGTGCCGGCCGCGCTGACGCCGCTTCGGCTGCCCGATTCATCCTTCGGGCAGATCGAGCTGGCATGGCTCGACGTGCGCTCCATGTTCCGCACCGAAGAGCTTCCGATCCAT
Protein-coding regions in this window:
- a CDS encoding adenylate/guanylate cyclase domain-containing protein, with protein sequence MGVNSTIVFADLTGSSRVFEAMGNARATETVTRLTQWIGSICQAHGGRVVKSLGDGVFAIFSNAAAATHAVIELQRYHQKRLMAWPVPLRMALQIGVASGEVLEVEGDCFGDAVNLASRLSDLAGPGQIWATDAVIAQLSEAVVRHRDLGLITIRGRSEMSAVHRIDWQEELTSFLTVPAALTPLRLPDSSFGQIELAWLDVRSMFRTEELPIHLGRVNDAQFVVNDPRVSRLHARIELRQGSCVLTDLSTYGTWVRFHGNGGPSNEIALRREECVLHGSGEIGLGAPLSDFTAPTIAFNTAGAEVLLSRREVAR